Proteins co-encoded in one Apis mellifera strain DH4 linkage group LG15, Amel_HAv3.1, whole genome shotgun sequence genomic window:
- the LOC413795 gene encoding WD repeat-containing protein 34, giving the protein MFTNRSLEAVSFNSQLSTTKSQQSTNIQTTEIVYDENSVQTIETRNVETQTISEEKKKPEINYERLAQFLNRVTPSILEALDESYGTNAFEDYEPKTSEDSFTSTQLLQKINGTEVNSQMKVSDMSWSIGGGTLAVSYGIPYHQAWCDHLSKIQLYNQMKEGHFTDNPKKTLETNACVTTLVYHPTEPSIIAIGLFNGDVLVWNLKDDTSVAPTTICTHGDCVSQVYWKGRTINDVSLLVSSSKDGYIFIHKMMANFTIARIYKRLKIAKEHNPIENSRPRSAGGTRERAIESGLCITTFDFSSRDPIFFIVGTLCGGIYKCSLDRVVPIENDETLIDPVIDEYERHEGSITCIKYSPIRNLFVSASTDKEIRIYDFEEHTSLQSIPCENTIIGLTWMIGNQDILATYGASSKIILYNVTDGTIVTNVNLETIDRENTSCLRVNLKRDIVAIGDTQGNIEIWKIPRQLL; this is encoded by the exons atgttcacTAATCGGTCTCTTGAAGCCGTGAGTTTCAATTCACAATTATCTACTACaaa atCACAACAATCTACGAATATTCAAACAACAGAAATTGTTTATGATGAGAATTCTGTACAAACAATTGAAACAAGAAACGTTgag acTCAAACTATatctgaagaaaaaaaaaagccagAAATAAACTATGAAAGATTGGCCCAGTTTTTAAATCGAGTTACACCAAGTATATTAGAGGCATTGGATGAATCTTATGGAACCAATGCATTTGAAGATTATGAACCAAAAACTTCAGAAGATTCATTCACAAGTACACaacttttacaaaaaattaatggcACTGAAGTAAATTCTCAG ATGAAAGTAAGTGATATGAGTTGGAGTATTGGAGGAGGAACATTAGCTGTATCTTATGGTATTCCTTATCACCAAGCATGGTGTGATCATTTAtccaaaatacaattatataatcaaatgaaaGAGGGCCATTTCACAGATAATCCAAAGAAAACACTAGAAACTAATGCTTGTGTAACAACATTGGTTTATCATCCAACTGAACCATCCATTATAGCAATTGGTTTATTCAAtg GTGATGTTCTTGTATGGAATTTAAAGGATGATACATCAGTTGCACCAACAACAATTTGTACTCATGGAGATTGTGTATCTCAAGTATATTGGAAAGGAAGAACTATAAATGATGTATCACTGTTGGTGAGTTCCAGCAAAgatggatatatttttattcataagatGATGGCCAATTTTACAATTGCTCGCATTTATAAAcg attaaaaatagcCAAAGAACATAATCCAATAGAAAACTCAAGACCACGTAGCGCAGGTGGGACACGCGAACGCGCAATAGAATCTGGATTATGCATTACCACTTTTGATTTCTCATCCAGagatccaatattttttattgtgggTACCTTATGTGGTGGAATTTATAAGTGTAGTTTAGATCGTGTCGTTCCTATCGAAA atgatGAAACTTTAATAGATCCTGTAATAGATGAATATGAAAGGCATGAAGGTAGCATtacatgtattaaatattcgcCAATACGTAATCTTTTTGTTTCTGCTAGCACAGACAAAGAAATTCgtatatatgattttgaagag CATACAAGTCTGCAGTCAATTCCTTGTGAAAATACAATCATAGGTTTAACTTGGATGATTGGAAATCAAGATATATTGGCAACTTATGGCGCtagttcaaaaattatattgtacaatGTTACAGATGGTACAATTGTAACAAATGTTAATTTAGAAACAATTGATAGAGAAAACACTAGTTGTTTACGCGTGAATTTAAAAAG AGATATAGTGGCTATTGGAGATACACAAGGAAATATAGAAATCTGGAAAATCCCAAgacaattattgtaa